The segment CTATTACTTTTGGTAAGTATGTGCCCAAAATCGGATCCGTACAGAACTCTTTCCTTGCAGCCACATCGAGCTGCTTGCAATCTCGGCGCGTTCTGCCTCGGTGGTGCTCCTCTTTGGGGCCCTCATGGCCGAGCCGCAGCACAGGGGCATTATGCGTCTGTTTGGTGGatcgaaacaacaaaaataacacAATCAACCTTGTAAACGCCGGTAAGTGTCAGTCGATTGGGGTTTTCTTGCTGCATCGGTGTCTGGCCGTCTTTTAGCTGTGCTGCTTCCTTCGATGTTGTGGACCTACCGGGCAAACATGAGCAAGGAGGAGGCGCCTGAAGAAGCAACTGTAAAGCCACCGCCATATAACGAAAAGGCCTCGGTAGTCAGGGTAGTGTAGAGTGGAAACAGagctatttttatacccgatactcaaaatgggTATTGGGgcatattagatttgtggtaaaagtggatgtgtgtaacgtccagaaggaatcgtttccgaccccataaaaaatatatattcttgatcagcatcaatagccgagtcgattgagccctgtctgtctgtccgtccgtccgtctgtccttctgtccgtccccttcagcgcctagttctcaaagactataagagctagagcaaagatgttttggatccagacttctgtgatatgtcactgctacaaaaatatttcaaaacttcgccccgcccacttccgcccccacaaaggacgaaagtctgtggcatccacaattttaaagatatgagaaaaccaaaaacgtagaattgtagagaatgaccagatctttaagactgcggaatctgaattggatcgtattattattatagccagcatcaagaaaacaatttcattttttctcgccctgtctctctctaacacacacgtagcataggcggctttgcttagagtaaaacattagcgcctagatctcaaagactacaaaagctagagcaaccaaatttggtatccacactcctaatatatcggaccgagacgagtttgtttcaaaatttcgccacaccccttccgccccgcaaaggatgaaaatcttgGGATATTCagaaatctcagagactattaaggctagagtaaccaaatttggtacccgcactccagttagatctcactataaaacgtatatctcaaaatttcgccccacccccttccgcccacacaaagaacgaagatctgttgcatccacaatattgaggatacgagaaaactataaacacagaatcatagataatgaccatatctatcagattgctgaatctggatcagatcagatcatttttatagccaataggaacaaatcaatttgcagtggctacgcagcgcccgacgtcacgctcagactgattttctgtctctctcgcacgcactctttgtcgtgtcgtttaatattagcggcgtctgccggaggagagccatactgacttagtatcgggtataaccgtagagttgcggtgtccgcagcaactcacaacgttccccctcgtttttcatTCATTCGGTGGCAATATAATACTCGTATATTAGATCCATTCTTCATGATATTTCCAATAAACGAATCTACAGTTGTCCTAAGCAAATGAAACGCACTGTTATATATAGATAGATTTGGCTATTCATAGTCGGTTATTTAAGCTTTCGGATTTGCGAACAAAGAGCATGTCTGAGACCTTATCGAATCTGAGATAAAAATGTGTGCACCTAAAAAATAAtacacataaatacatatattttactAAACAAAAATGTAAGTGCTTTGAGTTCAACATTGTGTGCCTGTCAATATATAGTGATTAATTCTTCAAATCAGAAGAGATTTCTGTAAGTGTACAACGTCGAACCTTATCAGGAAAGTCGATTAGATTAGGATACAAATAACATCACTCAATGGTCGGCAAGCGTCAGTTAGTACTGAACCATTGAGGCGAGCGAGGGCAAAATCGACATGAGAGCCATTTTCAATTCGCGATTTTTACAATTTACCATCGGTCTGATGGGAATCATTGTGTCCTCGGCGACAATGGGAATTCCCTACACGCGTAGGTGTTGACTGGATTGGAGCTGGTTGCCGCCCTTCACTGAAGAATCTCCCCCATTGCAGTTCAGACCAAGGTACTGGCCATTGTACGGGCCCTGGAGCTGACGGCCTCGGGATTACTCATCTTTGGGCTGGTGAAGAGGCGGGATCTGCAcaagtcgaagatcatgatgGTCTGGTTGATCTGTACCCTATTGTTTGTCGCCGGCCTTTTCTACAACATGTTTGAGGGTTTCTGGATGTTCTACAGAATAGGTGTCGCCACATCGATCATAGTTACCGCCTCGCTATTGGGTGCGGCAGGTGAGTCAGAGAGTCCGAGA is part of the Drosophila miranda strain MSH22 chromosome Y unlocalized genomic scaffold, D.miranda_PacBio2.1 Contig_Y1_pilon, whole genome shotgun sequence genome and harbors:
- the LOC108158742 gene encoding uncharacterized protein LOC108158742 → MRAIFNSRFLQFTIGLMGIIVSSATMGIPYTLQTKVLAIVRALELTASGLLIFGLVKRRDLHKSKIMMVWLICTLLFVAGLFYNMFEGFWMFYRIGVATSIIVTASLLGAAAVLSVMMYVVYSGYERLVDGTDEQILTA